The following are from one region of the Phormidium sp. PBR-2020 genome:
- a CDS encoding ribose-phosphate pyrophosphokinase: MSRSATLSLQPSLLSVVDNNRLRLFSGSANLPLSQEVARYLGIDLGPMVRKRFADGELYVQIQESIRGCDVYLIQPVCHPVNDHLMELLIVIDACRRASARQVTAVLPYYGYARADRKTAGRESITAKLVANLMVEAGANRVLAMDLHSAQIQGYFDIPVDHVYGSPVLINYLMNKQLNDIVVVSPDVGGVARARAFAKKLNDAPLAIIDKRRQAHNVAEVLNVIGDVRGKTAVLVDDMIDTGGTISEGARLLRKEGARQVYACATHAVFSPPAVERLSSGVFEEVIVTNTIPIPPERMFDQLKVLSVANVLGETIWRIHEDSSVSSMFR, encoded by the coding sequence GTGAGCCGTTCTGCAACTTTATCGCTTCAGCCTTCTTTACTCTCTGTTGTCGATAACAATCGATTAAGGCTATTCTCTGGGTCTGCCAACCTGCCGTTATCTCAAGAAGTCGCTCGTTACCTCGGAATCGATCTCGGTCCCATGGTACGTAAGCGTTTCGCTGATGGCGAACTCTATGTGCAGATTCAGGAGTCCATTCGAGGCTGTGATGTCTATCTAATTCAGCCTGTCTGTCATCCGGTGAACGATCATCTCATGGAGTTACTGATCGTCATCGATGCCTGTCGTCGAGCTTCCGCACGTCAGGTGACCGCCGTCTTGCCCTACTATGGCTACGCGCGTGCCGACCGCAAAACCGCTGGACGAGAATCTATCACCGCTAAACTCGTTGCTAACTTGATGGTCGAAGCCGGGGCTAACCGGGTTCTGGCCATGGATTTACATTCGGCTCAGATTCAAGGCTATTTCGATATTCCTGTCGATCACGTCTATGGGTCTCCGGTGCTGATTAACTATCTCATGAACAAGCAACTCAATGACATTGTGGTGGTGTCTCCCGATGTCGGCGGAGTTGCTCGGGCCCGGGCCTTTGCTAAAAAACTCAATGATGCCCCCTTGGCGATTATTGACAAGCGTCGCCAAGCTCACAATGTGGCCGAGGTGTTGAATGTCATTGGCGATGTGCGGGGTAAAACTGCCGTACTGGTCGATGACATGATTGACACCGGTGGAACCATCAGTGAAGGAGCGCGGCTGCTACGCAAAGAGGGGGCCCGGCAGGTTTACGCCTGTGCCACCCATGCCGTCTTCTCCCCCCCAGCGGTAGAGCGACTGTCCAGTGGGGTCTTTGAAGAAGTCATTGTCACCAATACCATCCCCATTCCTCCAGAGCGGATGTTTGACCAACTCAAGGTTCTCTCCGTTGCTAATGTGCTGGGTGAGACGATTTGGCGCATTCACGAAGACAGTTCTGTTAGTAGTATGTTCCGCTAG
- a CDS encoding TM0106 family RecB-like putative nuclease, producing MLVSDDLLLYYQRCDRRAFLDVFGDSRQQDPLDNFLLKLRQDSRSHRQEVLSQYHYQRPNWSGSDWYGGTQATLALMEQGVEAIYRGVLSAPWLPGVDLVSKPDLFVRHPGSSRFGDWLYIPYDIRFGKRPKLDYQIVGAFHGLVLSQQQEVWPPTTWLVLRGRKPHAVDFLKRVPEMQQLLHDCIVSLRQPHTPELFLSRQKCNLCHWYNFCHQAAESQRHLSLIPGITPNRYGQLQEMGITSLAALADTPRSQLKMVFGAEAGNQLAQQALASHDQQPLLRDGALAHLLQPPRNRWLAGPQRAIEIHFDIEAEPDLDLDFLLGALVVDHRHNRQTYYGFMAKSPQEEAQVWQQFLELMESYPNALIFHFCDYEVKTIERLAKLYKTPKHRHQALINRCVDIHWWVTQSTVLPVESYALKPIARWLGFNWRNPKANGAQCICWYNQWLAEQDPTCLEAILEYNEDDCRATYTLKTWLGQFLEPYYRDAMEPDIHKLINY from the coding sequence ATGCTCGTTAGTGATGATTTACTGCTGTATTACCAACGGTGCGATCGGCGGGCATTTTTGGATGTGTTCGGTGACTCCCGTCAACAAGATCCCCTTGACAACTTCTTACTCAAGCTACGCCAAGACAGTCGCAGCCACCGTCAGGAGGTTTTAAGTCAGTATCATTACCAGCGTCCGAATTGGTCGGGAAGTGACTGGTACGGGGGGACTCAAGCCACGTTAGCGTTGATGGAACAGGGGGTTGAGGCCATCTATCGAGGGGTGCTTTCGGCCCCATGGCTTCCGGGAGTTGACTTAGTCTCCAAGCCAGATCTCTTCGTCCGCCATCCCGGTTCGTCCCGCTTTGGAGATTGGCTCTACATTCCCTATGATATTCGCTTCGGAAAACGCCCCAAACTTGATTATCAAATCGTTGGGGCGTTTCATGGTTTAGTCCTCTCGCAACAACAAGAGGTCTGGCCTCCCACCACCTGGCTGGTCTTACGGGGCCGCAAACCCCATGCGGTGGACTTCCTGAAACGGGTTCCTGAGATGCAGCAGCTTCTCCATGACTGCATTGTTAGTTTACGTCAGCCCCACACCCCAGAATTATTCTTATCCCGGCAAAAATGCAATTTGTGCCATTGGTATAATTTTTGTCATCAGGCGGCGGAGTCGCAACGTCATTTGTCCCTAATCCCTGGGATTACCCCTAATCGCTATGGCCAGTTACAGGAAATGGGAATTACTAGCCTGGCCGCGTTAGCCGATACCCCGCGATCGCAGCTTAAGATGGTCTTTGGGGCTGAGGCGGGGAATCAGTTAGCCCAACAGGCCCTAGCCTCCCATGATCAACAGCCTCTGTTACGAGACGGGGCCCTGGCCCACCTCCTCCAGCCTCCCCGCAATCGTTGGTTAGCCGGTCCCCAGAGGGCGATCGAAATTCACTTTGATATTGAAGCAGAACCGGATTTAGATCTCGATTTTCTTCTTGGTGCTTTGGTGGTTGACCATCGCCACAATCGCCAAACCTATTATGGATTTATGGCAAAATCTCCCCAAGAAGAAGCCCAGGTTTGGCAGCAATTTCTAGAACTGATGGAGTCCTATCCCAATGCACTTATTTTTCACTTTTGCGACTATGAAGTGAAGACCATTGAACGCTTGGCTAAGCTCTATAAAACTCCCAAACATCGCCATCAAGCCTTAATCAATCGCTGTGTTGATATCCATTGGTGGGTGACCCAATCAACAGTGTTACCCGTAGAAAGTTATGCTCTTAAACCGATCGCCCGCTGGTTAGGCTTCAACTGGCGCAATCCTAAAGCAAATGGTGCTCAATGTATTTGCTGGTATAACCAATGGCTCGCTGAGCAAGATCCCACCTGTTTAGAGGCAATCCTGGAATATAACGAAGATGATTGTCGTGCTACCTATACTCTAAAAACATGGCTCGGTCAGTTTCTTGAACCCTATTACCGAGATGCCATGGAGCCAGACATCCATAAGCTCATTAATTATTAG
- a CDS encoding prolyl oligopeptidase family serine peptidase has translation MAFTYPNARQSDQIETYHGIEIPDPYRWLEDSDSEETRAWIEAQNELTFGFLKQSPDRDRLKQRLTQLWNYEKYGIPFKEGDRYFYFKNDGLQNQNVLYVLDDLDGNPRVLLDPNQLSEDGTVALTGYAISPDGHWLAYALSESGSDWKTWHIRNIDSGDDLSDEVKWSKFSGAAWTHDNQGFYYSAYDRPEEESQYEDINYFQKLYYHRRGTAQSEDVLIYERPDEKEWGFSGDVTDDGRYLIISVWRGTEPKNLVFYQDLQTPSSPQLDAPVVALIDTWEARYDVVGNEGDRLWLTTDFNAPRYCLIALDLPGGDRHTVIPEADDVLQGVSLLNHQFVVEYLKDARSQVKRFSLSGDPLGDIDLPGIGSVGGFGGKPSDTETFYAFTAFTTPTTIYRYDLTSGESTLFRQPTVDFNPDEYETHQVFYHSQDGTRIPMFITHKQGLVRDGSNPTYLYGYGGFNISLTPSFSVSQLVWMELGGVLAIPNLRGGGEYGEAWHQAGVKQNKQNVFDDFIAAAEWLIDQGYTRSEKLAIGGGSNGGLLVGACMTQRPDLFAAAIPEVGVLDMLRFHKFTIGWAWCSDYGSPDDPEEFKALFAYSPLHRVKSGTGYPATLIITGDHDDRVVPGHSFKFAAALQAADAGEKPLLIRIETKAGHGAGKPTSKRIEEVADKWAFLQQVLG, from the coding sequence ATGGCGTTTACCTATCCTAATGCTCGACAAAGTGACCAAATTGAGACCTATCATGGTATCGAAATTCCTGACCCTTATCGTTGGTTAGAAGACTCTGACTCTGAGGAAACTCGGGCTTGGATTGAGGCGCAAAATGAGTTAACCTTTGGTTTTCTTAAACAGAGTCCCGATCGCGATCGCCTCAAACAGAGACTGACTCAACTCTGGAACTACGAAAAATATGGGATTCCCTTCAAAGAGGGCGATCGCTACTTCTACTTCAAAAATGATGGCCTGCAAAACCAAAACGTTCTCTATGTCCTCGATGACTTAGACGGCAATCCCCGAGTCCTCCTAGACCCCAACCAACTCTCCGAGGATGGAACTGTGGCCCTAACGGGTTACGCCATTTCCCCTGATGGTCACTGGCTGGCCTACGCCCTCTCTGAGTCGGGGTCTGACTGGAAAACCTGGCATATTCGCAATATCGACAGCGGCGACGACCTCAGCGATGAGGTGAAATGGAGTAAATTCTCCGGGGCCGCCTGGACTCATGACAATCAAGGCTTCTACTATAGTGCCTACGATCGCCCCGAGGAAGAAAGTCAATACGAAGACATTAACTACTTCCAAAAACTCTATTATCACCGTCGCGGGACAGCCCAAAGTGAGGATGTTCTCATCTATGAACGGCCCGACGAGAAAGAATGGGGCTTTAGTGGCGATGTCACCGACGATGGCCGCTATCTGATTATCTCCGTCTGGCGGGGAACGGAACCAAAAAATCTGGTCTTCTATCAAGACTTACAAACCCCCAGTTCGCCGCAATTGGACGCACCAGTGGTGGCATTGATTGACACCTGGGAGGCCCGCTATGATGTGGTGGGGAATGAGGGCGATCGCCTTTGGCTGACTACCGACTTTAACGCCCCCCGCTATTGTCTCATTGCCTTAGACCTCCCTGGGGGCGATCGCCACACCGTCATTCCCGAAGCCGACGATGTTCTCCAAGGCGTTAGCCTCCTGAACCATCAATTTGTCGTCGAATACCTCAAAGATGCCCGTAGTCAGGTCAAACGCTTCAGCCTCAGCGGTGACCCCCTAGGGGACATTGACCTACCGGGAATTGGGTCTGTCGGCGGCTTTGGCGGCAAACCCAGCGATACGGAAACCTTCTACGCCTTCACCGCCTTCACCACCCCCACCACCATCTATCGCTACGACCTCACCAGCGGCGAGAGTACCCTGTTCCGTCAGCCAACGGTGGACTTTAACCCGGACGAGTACGAAACCCATCAGGTGTTCTATCACAGCCAAGATGGGACTCGTATTCCCATGTTTATCACCCATAAACAGGGATTAGTTCGCGATGGCAGCAATCCCACCTATCTCTACGGCTATGGCGGTTTCAACATCTCCCTAACCCCGAGTTTTTCCGTCAGTCAGTTGGTTTGGATGGAACTCGGCGGGGTTTTAGCCATTCCCAACCTGCGAGGCGGCGGGGAATATGGCGAAGCCTGGCATCAGGCGGGGGTTAAACAGAACAAGCAGAATGTCTTTGATGACTTTATCGCCGCAGCAGAATGGCTGATTGACCAAGGCTATACTCGTTCTGAGAAACTGGCCATTGGCGGGGGAAGTAACGGCGGCCTGTTGGTGGGGGCCTGCATGACGCAACGGCCGGACTTGTTCGCGGCGGCCATTCCCGAGGTGGGAGTGTTGGATATGTTGCGGTTCCACAAGTTCACCATTGGCTGGGCCTGGTGTTCTGATTATGGGTCTCCCGATGACCCGGAGGAGTTTAAGGCCCTGTTTGCCTATTCTCCCTTGCATCGCGTCAAATCTGGGACTGGCTATCCGGCAACGCTCATTATTACCGGAGACCATGACGATCGCGTGGTTCCGGGTCATAGTTTCAAGTTCGCGGCGGCCCTGCAAGCGGCCGATGCTGGCGAGAAGCCGCTGTTGATTCGCATTGAAACCAAAGCTGGCCATGGGGCCGGTAAACCCACCAGCAAACGGATTGAGGAAGTAGCCGACAAGTGGGCGTTTCTGCAACAGGTTCTGGGATAG